Proteins encoded within one genomic window of Salipaludibacillus agaradhaerens:
- a CDS encoding YveK family protein codes for MSIKTNELQIKNIFIALKRRVWLIVLMTLITGGAGLFYTLSNPSVPIYEASSSIIISEERANMNTIKVFVKERVVLEEVSNELDLGKTANQLGQQITAQDIEGSQIVQISVQDSSPENAVSIVNTLASIFPDVVEERLGYSDIGVLSEATLAESETPIYTPGYNLVYFSLLLGAIIGVGLALLLNGVDNKLRSERELESTTELPVIGSVSKMSYTTRRQNTADSSNTDLRGETIV; via the coding sequence ATGTCCATTAAAACGAACGAACTGCAAATTAAGAACATTTTCATTGCTCTAAAGAGGCGAGTCTGGTTAATTGTGCTAATGACTTTGATTACAGGAGGAGCAGGCCTGTTTTACACGCTATCAAATCCTTCGGTACCGATTTATGAAGCGTCATCTTCAATAATCATATCTGAGGAACGTGCGAACATGAACACCATCAAAGTCTTTGTTAAAGAAAGAGTTGTACTTGAAGAAGTGTCGAACGAGTTAGATTTAGGAAAAACAGCTAATCAGCTTGGTCAACAAATTACAGCTCAAGATATTGAAGGCTCACAAATTGTTCAAATAAGTGTTCAAGATAGCTCTCCTGAAAATGCTGTTTCAATCGTGAACACATTAGCCTCTATTTTTCCTGATGTTGTAGAGGAAAGACTAGGATACTCAGACATTGGCGTTCTTTCAGAAGCGACTCTTGCTGAAAGTGAAACACCTATCTACACACCAGGTTACAATCTTGTCTATTTCAGTCTATTATTGGGGGCAATTATTGGCGTTGGTTTAGCGCTGCTGCTAAATGGCGTGGACAATAAGTTAAGATCAGAGAGAGAACTTGAGAGCACTACTGAACTCCCTGTCATCGGTAGCGTCTCGAAAATGTCGTATACAACTAGAAGGCAGAATACGGCAGACAGCAGTAATACAGACTTAAGAGGTGAAACGATTGTTTAG
- a CDS encoding CpsD/CapB family tyrosine-protein kinase, translating to MFSLKNKKHYSLFFNKTGSVLNEEFHRIKSNIEFASFKGNYHSIAITSPQEKEGKTTIISHLALTLAQEGKKVLLIDANFAKPEISKQFDIPLEVGLSNVLIGQKKLRDVINVSEYKGLDVLAAGPLSKQLVELVQSADMDHVLNEAKKKYDYILVDTQAVLISQVARVITNKCDATVLVTRKSKTDVSLINEAKKLLESYNVNLIGLIFNDKNYSLLNLFKSQKSYSLANLFRRS from the coding sequence TTGTTTAGTTTAAAGAATAAAAAGCATTACTCTTTATTTTTTAACAAAACAGGTTCTGTGTTAAATGAAGAATTTCACCGAATCAAATCTAATATTGAGTTTGCTTCGTTTAAAGGGAATTACCATTCTATTGCAATTACGTCACCTCAAGAAAAAGAGGGCAAAACAACGATTATTAGTCACTTAGCGTTAACGTTAGCTCAAGAGGGTAAAAAAGTATTGTTAATAGATGCAAATTTTGCAAAACCTGAAATTAGTAAACAGTTTGACATTCCTTTAGAAGTAGGGCTGAGTAATGTTCTTATTGGACAAAAAAAGCTGAGAGATGTCATTAATGTGAGCGAATACAAAGGGCTGGATGTACTTGCGGCCGGCCCTTTGTCGAAGCAGTTAGTTGAATTGGTGCAATCAGCAGACATGGATCATGTTTTAAATGAAGCTAAAAAGAAATATGACTACATTTTAGTAGACACTCAAGCCGTTTTAATAAGTCAAGTAGCTCGAGTTATTACTAATAAATGTGATGCTACGGTTCTTGTTACAAGAAAAAGTAAAACAGATGTCTCGCTTATTAATGAAGCTAAAAAGTTATTAGAAAGTTATAATGTCAATCTTATTGGTCTTATATTTAATGATAAGAATTATTCATTATTAAATTTATTTAAGAGTCAAAAAAGCTATTCGTTGGCAAATTTATTTAGACGAAGCTAA
- a CDS encoding polysaccharide biosynthesis protein yields the protein MSIHKRTSLFIALDTLFILIAFFSSFIIINEPQIYFNVNFWLSCTIILLSYHMFSFLYKMNKKAWEYASVGELKVILKTLTFSIVFNAFIQLLIFDHIQYRILFITWLLMVVLIGGARFWWRMRNQDHKRIDLTKKRTLIVGAGSAGTMVARQLLQNQSADLRPVAFIDDDANKQKLDIYALPVAGSTADIPKVVENMKIENIIIAIPSLKRHKLQQIYQLCSTVKVKTQILPMIEDLVTGKVSVKQFKNVSVEDLLGRETVELDNELIGDTITGKNVLVTGAGGSIGSELCRQIINHAPKKLVLLGHGENSIYNIEMELKEIMSHSMTEIVTEIADIQDEKKLLTVFDNHAPEVVYHAAAHKHVPLMERNPEEAIKNNTIGSLNVATAAHNARVKTFVMVSTDKAVNPTSVMGASKRLAEMVIHDLNQKSKTIFTVVRFGNVLGSNGSVIPLFKKQIEKGGPVTVTHPDMVRYFMTIPEASRLVIQASCLAQGGETFVLDMGEPVKIVDLAKNLISLSGHSEEEIGIEFTGIRPGEKLYEELLNKDEIHDEQIFPKIYLGKCAVTNIHKVEKLLSSYAFMDKKALRAKVLELTNGPKHVAEPVSSHEELHLSAK from the coding sequence ATGAGTATTCACAAAAGAACAAGCTTGTTTATTGCACTGGATACATTATTTATTCTTATAGCATTCTTTTCAAGTTTCATCATTATTAATGAGCCACAAATTTATTTCAATGTTAATTTTTGGCTATCGTGTACGATAATCCTCTTAAGTTATCATATGTTTTCATTTTTATACAAAATGAACAAAAAAGCATGGGAATATGCAAGTGTTGGTGAACTTAAAGTGATTTTAAAAACACTTACTTTTTCTATCGTGTTTAATGCCTTTATACAATTACTTATTTTTGATCACATACAATATAGAATTTTATTTATCACATGGCTATTGATGGTCGTATTAATTGGTGGTGCAAGATTTTGGTGGCGTATGAGGAACCAAGATCACAAACGTATAGATCTTACTAAAAAACGAACATTGATTGTGGGCGCTGGATCAGCAGGTACGATGGTTGCTCGGCAGCTTTTACAAAATCAAAGTGCTGATTTACGCCCGGTAGCGTTTATTGATGATGATGCCAACAAACAAAAACTTGACATTTATGCATTACCTGTAGCAGGTTCAACGGCAGATATACCTAAGGTCGTAGAAAATATGAAAATAGAAAATATCATCATTGCTATTCCGTCACTTAAACGTCATAAGCTCCAGCAGATTTACCAATTGTGCTCAACGGTAAAAGTCAAAACGCAAATTCTACCAATGATTGAAGATTTAGTTACTGGGAAAGTATCCGTTAAGCAATTCAAAAATGTTTCAGTTGAGGACTTGTTAGGACGAGAAACAGTTGAATTAGATAACGAGTTAATCGGGGATACCATCACAGGTAAAAACGTTCTTGTGACAGGGGCAGGTGGTTCAATTGGTTCAGAATTATGCCGACAAATTATTAATCATGCTCCAAAAAAATTAGTTTTACTAGGTCATGGGGAAAACAGTATTTATAATATCGAAATGGAATTGAAAGAAATAATGAGTCACTCCATGACAGAGATTGTCACAGAGATTGCAGATATACAAGATGAAAAGAAGCTATTAACTGTATTTGATAACCATGCGCCAGAAGTGGTTTATCATGCTGCAGCACATAAACACGTGCCTTTAATGGAACGAAATCCGGAAGAAGCGATAAAAAACAATACGATTGGATCATTGAATGTTGCAACTGCTGCCCATAACGCTAGGGTTAAAACATTCGTCATGGTTTCAACAGATAAAGCGGTCAATCCAACAAGTGTGATGGGTGCTTCGAAACGTTTAGCTGAAATGGTTATTCATGATTTAAACCAAAAAAGTAAGACTATCTTTACCGTTGTACGCTTCGGTAACGTATTGGGAAGTAACGGGAGTGTTATTCCACTATTTAAAAAGCAGATTGAAAAGGGCGGCCCAGTAACAGTTACACACCCTGATATGGTTCGTTATTTTATGACGATACCAGAAGCATCAAGGTTAGTTATTCAAGCTAGTTGTCTTGCTCAAGGTGGAGAAACATTTGTCTTGGATATGGGCGAGCCCGTTAAAATAGTTGATTTAGCCAAAAATTTGATCTCTTTAAGTGGCCACAGTGAAGAAGAAATAGGCATTGAATTTACAGGTATTAGACCAGGTGAAAAATTATATGAAGAGCTATTGAATAAAGATGAAATTCATGATGAGCAAATCTTCCCGAAAATTTACCTTGGAAAATGTGCTGTCACAAATATTCATAAGGTTGAAAAATTATTATCTAGTTACGCTTTTATGGATAAAAAAGCATTGAGGGCCAAAGTACTTGAATTAACAAATGGACCAAAACATGTAGCTGAGCCGGTTTCTTCGCATGAAGAATTACACCTGTCAGCTAAATAG
- a CDS encoding glycosyltransferase family 4 protein, translating to MQSNKILLCATVDYHFKAFHLPFMKWLKEQGWEVHVAAAGQQTLAYADKKFDIPIQRSPFKKENLQAYKQLKHIIRKEQYSIIHSHTPMGGVIARLAGRWARVNLNTKVIYTAHGFHFCKGAPVKNWLLYYPIERVLSFFTDTLITINNEDYKRASTHRFSSKEIAHVHGVGVDTHIFKPVGERVKKKKKVQLGFDENDFLLVYAAEFNRNKNQQLLIRMMASLSSCAPKVKLLLAGPGDMTPCEELATRLGVQHHISFMGLRDDIKEIIPACDMAVGSSLREGLPVNIMEAMACGLPVIATKNRGHSELITSGENGWILKEPVPELFAEKVILLTKNEEMRQRLGKAGRDIILSTYSLNIVLEELTHIYKKYMDEEGVSEWAVQ from the coding sequence ATGCAGTCTAACAAAATATTATTATGCGCCACAGTAGACTATCATTTTAAGGCATTTCACCTTCCTTTTATGAAATGGCTTAAGGAACAAGGCTGGGAAGTTCATGTAGCAGCAGCGGGACAGCAGACGTTAGCATATGCTGACAAAAAGTTTGATATTCCGATTCAACGATCACCTTTTAAAAAAGAAAACCTGCAAGCCTATAAACAACTGAAGCATATCATTCGTAAGGAACAGTATTCAATTATTCACAGTCATACGCCAATGGGTGGTGTCATAGCAAGACTTGCTGGAAGATGGGCCAGAGTGAATCTCAACACAAAAGTGATCTACACGGCTCATGGCTTTCATTTTTGTAAAGGAGCACCTGTGAAAAATTGGTTACTCTACTATCCGATAGAGAGAGTCCTAAGCTTTTTTACGGATACGTTAATTACGATTAACAATGAAGATTATAAAAGAGCTTCAACTCATCGTTTTTCTTCCAAAGAGATAGCGCATGTTCATGGTGTTGGTGTTGACACTCATATCTTTAAACCTGTTGGAGAACGCGTGAAAAAAAAGAAAAAAGTACAATTAGGTTTTGATGAAAATGACTTTTTACTTGTTTATGCTGCGGAGTTCAATCGGAATAAAAATCAGCAGCTACTGATTCGAATGATGGCTAGCTTGTCTAGCTGTGCTCCAAAAGTGAAACTATTACTTGCTGGACCTGGCGATATGACGCCTTGCGAAGAGTTAGCCACTCGTTTAGGTGTTCAGCATCATATCTCATTTATGGGATTAAGAGATGATATTAAAGAAATCATTCCTGCTTGTGATATGGCCGTAGGGTCAAGTTTACGAGAAGGTCTGCCAGTTAACATTATGGAAGCAATGGCGTGTGGTCTGCCAGTCATCGCCACTAAAAATCGTGGCCATTCTGAACTTATAACATCTGGTGAAAATGGATGGATTTTAAAAGAACCTGTGCCAGAGCTTTTCGCCGAAAAGGTAATACTCTTAACTAAAAATGAAGAGATGCGTCAACGGTTAGGTAAAGCGGGCAGAGATATTATTCTATCCACCTACAGTTTAAACATCGTGTTAGAGGAGTTAACACATATTTATAAGAAATATATGGACGAAGAGGGTGTCAGTGAATGGGCAGTCCAGTAA
- a CDS encoding glycosyltransferase family 1 protein: MGSPVRILHAVVNMNRGGAETLIMNLYRHLDRSAVQFDFLTSYEGEFDAEIASLGGRVHRLPALKEVGHFHYLKAVNDFFKTNKQYSVVHAHMDKMSGHILSTAKRHGVPIRIAHSHSTSSEGHLAIRSYKWYTGQKINKAATDRLACSQSAGSWLFGRSVNFKKINNSIDSESFEYCHEKRMNARKEFGLSEEHFVLGHVGRFSQPKNHTFLIHMFLKVVTHIPNARLLLVGEGPLKEHIMSLVERLKLEEHIAFLGKRSDIPEVLTGCDAFVFPSLYEGLPVSLVEAQASGLPCLVSDHVTHEIDIGAGLIQFLTLRESEQWVKSLIALERNRPKRQSQHERVVEKGFNILETATALQSFYLKRLKEVSHDKTDGLHANI; the protein is encoded by the coding sequence ATGGGCAGTCCAGTAAGAATTTTGCATGCAGTCGTGAATATGAATCGAGGCGGTGCTGAAACATTGATTATGAATTTATATCGGCACCTTGATCGCTCAGCGGTACAATTTGATTTTCTCACGTCTTATGAAGGGGAATTTGATGCGGAAATCGCCAGCTTAGGTGGACGGGTGCACCGCTTGCCAGCATTAAAAGAAGTAGGCCATTTTCACTACTTAAAAGCTGTGAATGATTTCTTTAAGACAAATAAACAGTACTCTGTTGTCCATGCGCATATGGATAAAATGAGTGGGCATATTTTGTCTACTGCTAAACGACACGGTGTACCTATAAGAATTGCTCATAGTCATAGCACTTCAAGTGAAGGCCATTTAGCTATTCGTTCTTATAAGTGGTATACAGGTCAGAAGATTAATAAAGCGGCAACAGATCGATTGGCATGCTCACAATCAGCTGGTAGCTGGCTATTTGGGCGTTCAGTCAACTTTAAAAAAATTAATAATAGTATCGATAGTGAAAGCTTTGAGTACTGTCATGAAAAAAGAATGAATGCTAGAAAAGAATTCGGTCTGTCAGAAGAGCATTTTGTTCTTGGACATGTAGGGCGTTTTAGTCAGCCGAAGAACCATACTTTCTTAATTCATATGTTCTTAAAAGTGGTTACTCACATCCCAAATGCACGCTTGCTTCTTGTTGGTGAAGGGCCTCTAAAAGAACATATAATGTCTCTTGTAGAACGCTTGAAACTAGAAGAACATATCGCCTTTTTAGGAAAAAGATCCGACATTCCTGAAGTGTTAACAGGGTGTGATGCCTTCGTCTTCCCATCATTATATGAAGGTTTACCTGTTTCTTTAGTTGAAGCACAAGCGTCAGGGCTCCCTTGTCTCGTTTCAGATCACGTCACACATGAAATTGATATAGGGGCTGGCTTAATTCAATTTTTAACTTTAAGGGAGAGTGAGCAATGGGTAAAATCCCTTATAGCGTTGGAAAGGAATCGTCCTAAACGCCAATCTCAGCATGAGCGTGTTGTTGAGAAAGGCTTTAACATTTTAGAGACGGCAACTGCTTTACAATCTTTCTATCTTAAGCGGTTGAAGGAGGTAAGCCATGATAAAACTGACGGTCTTCACGCCAACATATAA
- a CDS encoding glycosyltransferase family 2 protein, with the protein MIKLTVFTPTYNRGYCLHQCYESLKRQTNKHFIWLIIDDGSTDNTETLVKQWIDEQELNINYVKQANQGMHGAHNTAYETIDTELNVCLDSDDLFHEEAVDRILSFWKAYGSNKVSGFVALNANEEGDILGSELPKGITSSTLFDLYYKHGITGDKKLIYRTEVAKNFPYPLFEGEKYVGLAYKYYKLDEQYPLLLMNQVVCLVEYRSDGSTMNMLRQYKTNPKGFAFYRHQLMTLSLANTTFKFRQAIHYVSSSLLSKNKAFFKESPAPWLTVAALPFGVCLYVYINLKFLKELKGSH; encoded by the coding sequence ATGATAAAACTGACGGTCTTCACGCCAACATATAATCGCGGATACTGCCTTCATCAATGCTATGAAAGTTTAAAAAGGCAGACAAATAAACATTTTATATGGTTAATTATTGATGATGGCTCAACTGATAACACAGAGACACTTGTTAAACAGTGGATAGATGAACAAGAACTTAACATTAACTATGTTAAACAAGCGAATCAAGGGATGCATGGTGCTCACAATACGGCTTATGAGACAATTGATACGGAGTTAAATGTTTGTCTTGACTCAGATGATTTGTTTCATGAAGAGGCTGTGGACAGGATTTTGTCATTTTGGAAAGCTTATGGCTCAAATAAGGTTAGTGGTTTTGTGGCTTTAAACGCTAATGAAGAAGGGGACATCCTCGGCAGTGAACTGCCGAAAGGAATCACGTCATCAACATTGTTCGATCTTTATTATAAGCATGGTATAACAGGTGACAAAAAGTTGATTTACCGTACTGAAGTGGCTAAAAACTTCCCGTATCCACTTTTTGAAGGGGAAAAATACGTTGGACTTGCTTATAAATACTACAAACTGGATGAACAGTATCCGTTATTATTAATGAATCAAGTTGTTTGTCTAGTGGAATATAGGTCTGACGGTTCTACTATGAACATGCTGCGACAATATAAAACGAACCCGAAAGGTTTTGCTTTTTATAGACATCAGCTCATGACACTATCATTAGCTAATACGACATTTAAATTTCGTCAAGCTATTCACTACGTATCAAGCTCATTATTGAGTAAAAATAAAGCGTTTTTTAAAGAAAGTCCAGCTCCTTGGCTAACTGTTGCGGCTCTGCCATTTGGGGTATGTTTGTATGTATATATAAATTTAAAATTTTTAAAAGAATTGAAAGGATCTCATTAA